A region from the Acanthochromis polyacanthus isolate Apoly-LR-REF ecotype Palm Island chromosome 23, KAUST_Apoly_ChrSc, whole genome shotgun sequence genome encodes:
- the LOC127532442 gene encoding uncharacterized protein LOC127532442 isoform X3, with translation MRGFTSFTVLLLCSHSWMSESLTVESGGEVTLMCSNISTFPTQAEWFRVVNRTKTSCISSMYGAEGKPSFCDGFQRGKYEMSSNIVTVFLKIKQVDLSDAGLYFCGFYTNKHTVIANSTELSIEGNGESDDEGDLKTANKPDTVTHPMSMILGGLTVLLIIVVLVEGVKIWKLQKAVNGGSQTEKSENLRSDDLNYAAVTFQTKSKRHRRPAAERAMETHVVYAATR, from the exons ATGAGGGGCTTCACCTCCTTTACAGTTTTACTTCTCTGCAGTCACA gCTGGATGTCTGAGTCTCTCACTGTGGAGTCTGGTGGTGAAGTCACACTGATGTGCTCCAACATTTCCACCTTTCCAACTCAGGCGGAGTGGTTCAGAGTGGTCAACAGAACTAAAACCAGCTGTATCTCTTCTATGTACGGTGCTGAGGGCAAACCTTCATTCTGTGACGGATTTCAAAGGGGAAAATATGAAATGAGTTCCAACATCGTTACTGTCTTTCTCAAGATCAAGCAAGTGGATTTATCTGACGCCGGGCTGTACTTTTGTGGattttacacaaacaaacatacagtCATTGCCAATTCGACTGAGCTGAGCATTGAAG GAAATGGTGAATCCGATGATGAAGGGGATTTAAAGACTGCCA ACAAACCTGACACAGTCACACACCCAATGAGCATGATCCTTGGTGGTTTGACCGTTTTGCTCATTATAGTAGTCCTAGTAGAGGGTGTAAAAATCTGGAAACTCCAAAAAG CTGTGAATGGAGgatcacaaacagaaaaaagcgAG AATCTGAGATCAGATGATCTGAACTACGCAGCTGTAACTTTCCAGACGAAATCGAAAAGACACCGCAGGCCTGCAGCAGAGAGAGCAATGGAGACACATGTTGTTTATGCTGCCACCAGATAA
- the LOC127532442 gene encoding uncharacterized protein LOC127532442 isoform X1: MRGFTSFTVLLLCSHSWMSESLTVESGGEVTLMCSNISTFPTQAEWFRVVNRTKTSCISSMYGAEGKPSFCDGFQRGKYEMSSNIVTVFLKIKQVDLSDAGLYFCGFYTNKHTVIANSTELSIEGNGESDDEGDLKTANKPDTVTHPMSMILGGLTVLLIIVVLVEGVKIWKLQKAVNGGSQTEKSENLRSDDLNYAAVTFQTKSKRHRRPAAERAMEPHVVYAATR, from the exons ATGAGGGGCTTCACCTCCTTTACAGTTTTACTTCTCTGCAGTCACA gCTGGATGTCTGAGTCTCTCACTGTGGAGTCTGGTGGTGAAGTCACACTGATGTGCTCCAACATTTCCACCTTTCCAACTCAGGCGGAGTGGTTCAGAGTGGTCAACAGAACTAAAACCAGCTGTATCTCTTCTATGTACGGTGCTGAGGGCAAACCTTCATTCTGTGACGGATTTCAAAGGGGAAAATATGAAATGAGTTCCAACATCGTTACTGTCTTTCTCAAGATCAAGCAAGTGGATTTATCTGACGCCGGGCTGTACTTTTGTGGattttacacaaacaaacatacagtCATTGCCAATTCGACTGAGCTGAGCATTGAAG GAAATGGTGAATCCGATGATGAAGGGGATTTAAAGACTGCCA ACAAACCTGACACAGTCACACACCCAATGAGCATGATCCTTGGTGGTTTGACCGTTTTGCTCATTATAGTAGTCCTAGTAGAGGGTGTAAAAATCTGGAAACTCCAAAAAG CTGTGAATGGAGgatcacaaacagaaaaaagcgAG AATCTGAGGTCAGATGATCTGAACTACGCAGCTGTAACTTTCCAGACAAAATCGAAAAGACACCGCAGGCCTGCAGCAGAGAGAGCAATGGAGCCACATGTTGTTTATGCTGCCACCAGATAA